One segment of Streptomyces sp. XD-27 DNA contains the following:
- a CDS encoding Uma2 family endonuclease, which translates to MRQLKCVKGSGNLDLPGTENWYLPDIAIIPEELARGAKSLSVDEAILVVEVTSESNAADDRVKKRRRYGQFGVPLYLLVDRMDRTWTLFSDPVHDGYATEVGPHPFGEPVSLPQPFGIELDTSGI; encoded by the coding sequence GTGCGCCAGCTCAAATGTGTCAAGGGATCCGGCAACCTCGACCTCCCGGGCACCGAGAACTGGTACCTCCCCGATATCGCGATCATCCCCGAGGAGCTGGCTCGGGGCGCGAAGTCGCTGTCGGTCGACGAAGCCATCCTTGTGGTCGAGGTGACCTCCGAGTCCAACGCCGCGGACGACCGCGTGAAGAAGCGGCGCCGATATGGGCAGTTCGGGGTGCCGCTCTACCTGTTGGTGGATCGCATGGACCGGACGTGGACCCTGTTCTCCGATCCTGTCCACGACGGTTACGCCACGGAGGTCGGTCCTCACCCGTTCGGCGAGCCGGTTTCGCTTCCTCAGCCGTTCGGCATCGAGCTGGACACCAGCGGTATCTGA
- a CDS encoding FAD-binding and (Fe-S)-binding domain-containing protein, which yields MAQLRKDDSNEERHAGQHEGRHGGQHEERRQDLARALRRAVRGEVSFAAADRALATMDASNYRRVPDGVVAPRDADDVAAALAVCREYGTPVVPRGGGTSIAGQATGVGVVLDFTRHMNRLIALDPAARTAVVQPGVVLDTLRTAASAHGLTFGPDPSTHSRCTLGGMIGNNACGSHSVAWGTTADNVRALDVLTYGGERLALGRGLEGLPPRLRDGLRALTDRHLALLRTGFPALPRRISGYALDALLPEKGADVARMFTGSEGTLGVLTEAVVTLVDAPPARALAVLGYPDEGAAADAASTLLPYGPLTVEGMAADLVTDLVAGAAGLPDGGAWLFVEVGGDSPAEARARAEELARACADGTTGRTVVTDPAGQRALWRVREDAAGTATRIPGGAAPRVPGGGGPGGPSRAGGAQQGAQHAGRRGGETRSDGGEAWPGWEDCAVPPARLGAYLRDFRALLSEHGLRGVPYGHFGDGCVHVRIDFDLLSPDGVARFRAFSGEIADLVVAHGGSLSGEHGDGLARAELLPRMYGPELVRLFEHVKDLWDPAGGLNPGVLVRPRPLDENLRFAVLPKTPVEVAFGYPRDGGDFAAAVRRCVGVAKCRTQTAAAGGGVMCPSYRATGEERHSTRGRARLLHEMLAGEVVTDGWRSEEVREALDLCLSCKGCRSDCPVEVDMATYKAEFQHHYYRGRLRPAAHYALGWLPLWLRAAAAARMAPVVNAAAGVDPLAGVAKRIAGLTPERPLPELAREPLTRWWRARTRAAAPYPARTGAPAVVLWPDTFTTYLSPRVGRAAVAVLEDAGLRVVLPPKPVCCGLTWVSTGQLDRARKVMRRTLDTMSPALDTGLPVVGLEPSCTAALRTDLPELLGTDDPRAARLAASVRTFAQTLEEYAPGWRPPRLDRPAVGQTHCHQHAVLGDAAERRLRARAGLTGELSGGCCGLAGNFGFERGHDEVSVACAEEHLLPSVRSAPSDAAVLADGFSCRTQIEHLADGRRARHLAELLAEGLGQGVSDGAPRRRDAWWHHLPGRRS from the coding sequence ATGGCTCAGCTGAGGAAAGACGACAGCAACGAGGAGCGGCACGCGGGGCAGCACGAGGGACGGCACGGCGGGCAGCACGAGGAGCGGCGGCAGGACCTTGCGCGGGCGCTGCGGCGGGCCGTGCGCGGCGAGGTCTCCTTCGCCGCCGCCGACCGGGCGCTGGCGACCATGGACGCGTCCAACTACCGCCGGGTGCCGGACGGCGTCGTCGCGCCCCGGGACGCCGACGACGTCGCGGCGGCCCTGGCCGTGTGCCGCGAGTACGGCACACCCGTCGTGCCCCGCGGCGGCGGTACGTCGATCGCCGGGCAGGCCACCGGCGTCGGCGTCGTCCTCGATTTCACCCGGCACATGAACCGCCTGATCGCCCTCGACCCGGCCGCCCGCACCGCCGTCGTCCAGCCCGGCGTCGTCCTCGACACGCTGCGGACGGCGGCGAGCGCCCACGGCCTGACCTTCGGACCCGACCCGTCCACCCACAGCCGCTGCACGCTCGGCGGCATGATCGGCAACAACGCCTGCGGCTCCCACTCGGTGGCCTGGGGCACCACCGCCGACAACGTGCGCGCGCTCGACGTCCTCACGTACGGGGGCGAACGGCTCGCCCTGGGCCGTGGACTCGAGGGCCTCCCACCCCGGCTGCGCGACGGCCTGCGCGCCCTCACGGACCGTCACCTGGCGCTGCTGCGCACCGGCTTCCCCGCGCTGCCGCGCCGTATCTCCGGATACGCCCTCGATGCCCTGCTGCCGGAGAAGGGCGCGGACGTGGCGCGGATGTTCACCGGCAGCGAGGGCACGCTCGGCGTGCTCACGGAGGCCGTCGTGACCCTGGTGGACGCGCCGCCCGCCCGCGCGCTGGCCGTGCTCGGCTACCCCGACGAGGGCGCCGCCGCCGACGCGGCGTCGACCCTGCTGCCGTACGGCCCGCTGACCGTCGAGGGCATGGCCGCCGACCTGGTCACGGACCTGGTCGCCGGGGCCGCGGGCCTGCCGGACGGCGGCGCCTGGCTGTTCGTGGAGGTCGGCGGCGACAGCCCGGCCGAGGCGCGCGCTCGGGCGGAGGAACTGGCGCGGGCCTGCGCCGACGGCACGACGGGCCGCACGGTCGTCACCGACCCGGCCGGGCAGCGCGCCCTGTGGCGGGTACGGGAGGACGCGGCCGGGACGGCGACCCGGATCCCGGGTGGCGCGGCGCCCCGGGTCCCGGGCGGCGGGGGTCCCGGGGGTCCGTCCCGCGCGGGCGGAGCCCAGCAGGGAGCCCAGCACGCAGGAAGGCGCGGGGGAGAGACGCGGTCGGACGGGGGCGAGGCATGGCCCGGCTGGGAGGACTGCGCCGTGCCGCCCGCCCGGCTCGGCGCGTATCTGCGGGACTTCCGGGCGCTGCTGTCCGAGCACGGCCTGCGCGGCGTTCCGTACGGGCACTTCGGCGACGGCTGCGTCCACGTCCGCATCGACTTCGATCTGCTCAGCCCGGACGGCGTCGCCCGCTTCCGGGCCTTCTCCGGCGAGATCGCGGACCTGGTCGTGGCGCACGGCGGCTCGCTCTCCGGCGAGCACGGCGACGGGCTGGCCCGCGCCGAACTGCTGCCGCGGATGTACGGCCCCGAACTGGTCCGGCTCTTCGAGCACGTCAAGGACCTGTGGGACCCGGCGGGCGGCCTCAACCCCGGCGTGCTGGTCCGCCCCCGCCCGCTGGACGAGAACCTGCGCTTCGCGGTGCTGCCGAAGACGCCGGTGGAGGTGGCGTTCGGCTACCCGCGCGACGGCGGGGACTTCGCGGCCGCGGTGCGGCGCTGCGTGGGCGTCGCCAAGTGCCGTACGCAGACGGCGGCGGCCGGCGGCGGCGTGATGTGCCCCTCGTACCGGGCCACCGGCGAGGAACGCCACTCGACGCGCGGCCGGGCGCGGCTGCTGCACGAGATGCTCGCGGGCGAGGTGGTCACCGACGGCTGGCGGTCGGAGGAGGTACGGGAGGCCCTCGACCTGTGCCTGTCCTGCAAGGGCTGCCGCAGCGACTGCCCGGTGGAGGTGGACATGGCCACGTACAAGGCCGAGTTCCAGCACCACTACTACCGGGGACGGCTCCGCCCGGCCGCGCACTACGCGCTGGGCTGGCTGCCGCTGTGGCTGCGGGCCGCGGCCGCCGCCCGGATGGCCCCGGTGGTGAACGCGGCGGCGGGCGTGGACCCGCTGGCGGGCGTGGCCAAGCGGATCGCCGGGCTCACGCCGGAACGCCCGCTTCCGGAGCTGGCGCGGGAGCCGCTGACGCGGTGGTGGCGCGCGCGGACCCGCGCTGCGGCGCCCTACCCGGCACGGACCGGGGCGCCCGCCGTCGTCCTGTGGCCGGACACCTTCACCACGTACCTGTCCCCGCGGGTCGGCCGGGCGGCGGTCGCCGTACTGGAGGACGCGGGCCTACGGGTCGTCCTACCCCCCAAGCCCGTGTGCTGCGGCCTCACCTGGGTCTCCACCGGACAACTGGACCGCGCCCGCAAGGTCATGCGGCGCACGCTCGACACCATGTCCCCGGCGCTGGACACGGGCCTCCCGGTCGTCGGCCTGGAACCCAGCTGCACCGCCGCGCTGCGCACGGACCTGCCGGAGCTCCTGGGCACCGACGACCCGCGCGCCGCCCGACTCGCCGCGTCCGTCCGAACCTTCGCGCAGACGCTGGAGGAGTACGCGCCGGGGTGGCGGCCGCCGCGCCTGGACCGCCCGGCCGTCGGCCAGACGCACTGCCACCAGCACGCGGTACTCGGCGACGCCGCGGAGCGCAGGCTGCGTGCGCGAGCGGGCCTGACGGGGGAGTTGAGCGGCGGTTGCTGCGGCCTGGCGGGGAACTTCGGCTTCGAGCGCGGACATGACGAGGTGTCGGTGGCCTGCGCGGAGGAGCATCTGCTGCCGTCCGTACGGAGCGCGCCGAGCGACGCGGCGGTCCTCGCGGACGGCTTCTCGTGCCGTACGCAGATCGAGCACCTGGCGGACGGCCGACGGGCGCGCCACCTCGCGGAGCTGCTGGCGGAGGGGCTGGGCCAGGGGGTGTCCGATGGGGCTCCGCGGCGTCGCGACGCCTGGTGGCATCACCTGCCGGGGCGGCGCTCATGA
- the serC gene encoding phosphoserine transaminase codes for MAEIRIPADIKPADGRFGSGPSKVRTEALSALAATGTSLLGTSHRQAPVKDLVGKVREGVSSLFSLPEGYEVVLGNGGSTAFWDIATHGLIENKSQHLSFGEFSSKFAKAAKLAPWLAEPSVISSEPGTHPEPAAEAGVDVYALTHNETSTGVAAPVRRVAGADEGALVLVDATSGAGGLPVDIDETDVYYFAPQKSFAADGGLWLAAFSPAALERAARIHASGRHIPEFFSLPTAIDNSRKNQTYNTPALATLFLLNEQLEWLNGQGGLDWAVRRTAASARALYGWAEESKYATPFVADAAKRSQVVGTIDFVDDIDAAAIAKALRANGIVDTEPYRKLGRNQLRVAMFPAVDPADVEALTACVDYVIERL; via the coding sequence GTGGCTGAGATCCGGATTCCCGCTGACATCAAGCCCGCCGACGGTCGCTTCGGCTCGGGCCCCTCGAAGGTGCGGACGGAGGCGCTCAGCGCCCTGGCCGCCACCGGCACCTCCCTGCTGGGCACGTCCCACCGCCAGGCCCCGGTCAAGGACCTGGTCGGCAAGGTGCGGGAGGGCGTGAGCTCGCTCTTCTCCCTGCCCGAGGGCTACGAGGTGGTGCTGGGCAACGGCGGCTCCACCGCCTTCTGGGACATCGCGACGCACGGCCTGATCGAGAACAAGTCGCAGCACCTGTCCTTCGGCGAGTTCTCGTCGAAGTTCGCCAAGGCCGCGAAGCTCGCACCGTGGCTGGCCGAGCCCTCCGTCATCTCCTCCGAGCCCGGTACGCATCCGGAGCCGGCCGCCGAGGCGGGCGTGGACGTGTACGCCCTCACCCACAACGAGACCTCGACCGGTGTCGCGGCGCCGGTGCGGCGCGTGGCGGGGGCCGACGAGGGCGCGCTGGTGCTGGTGGACGCCACCTCCGGCGCGGGCGGGCTGCCCGTGGACATCGACGAGACCGACGTCTACTACTTCGCGCCGCAGAAGTCCTTCGCCGCGGACGGCGGCCTGTGGCTGGCGGCCTTCTCGCCCGCCGCCCTGGAGCGCGCGGCCCGGATCCACGCGTCCGGCCGGCACATCCCGGAGTTCTTCTCCCTGCCGACCGCCATCGACAACTCGCGGAAGAACCAGACGTACAACACCCCGGCGCTGGCCACCCTCTTCCTGCTCAACGAGCAGCTGGAGTGGCTCAACGGGCAGGGCGGCCTGGACTGGGCCGTCCGCCGCACGGCGGCCTCCGCCCGCGCCCTGTACGGCTGGGCCGAGGAGTCCAAGTACGCCACGCCGTTCGTCGCCGACGCCGCCAAGCGGTCGCAGGTCGTCGGCACGATCGACTTCGTCGACGACATCGACGCCGCCGCGATCGCCAAGGCGCTGCGCGCCAACGGCATCGTGGACACCGAGCCGTACCGCAAGCTGGGCCGCAACCAGCTGCGCGTCGCGATGTTCCCGGCCGTCGACCCGGCGGACGTCGAGGCGCTGACGGCCTGCGTCGACTACGTCATCGAGCGGCTCTAG
- a CDS encoding ABC transporter permease: MSSALDPGYRVEDRERRAYWAVADCLTVVRGELTHLVRQPSGIAWQLGTPVVMVLLFVYVFGSAMTVAEGTDVDYKDYALPGMFAMTMANGFMSTAMVVAVTRERGVMDRFRSLPMAPSAVVSGRGVADVLSAAVDLAVLAAIALAVGWRPDRGPLAALAAFGLLLLLRSALTWVGVYLGLLVPNQETAGNLFAVAFPFGMISSVFTPPSKMPDWLGAVAVWNPVSSTANAVRGLFGNPQPGGGGWVEGHALLMAVVWPLVITAVFLPLAVRRFQRQSR, from the coding sequence ATGAGCAGCGCACTGGATCCGGGATACCGCGTCGAGGACCGCGAGCGCCGCGCCTACTGGGCGGTTGCCGACTGCCTCACCGTCGTCCGCGGCGAACTCACCCACCTCGTACGCCAGCCCTCGGGCATCGCGTGGCAACTGGGCACTCCGGTGGTGATGGTGCTGCTCTTCGTCTACGTCTTCGGCAGCGCCATGACAGTGGCCGAGGGCACCGACGTCGACTACAAGGACTACGCCCTGCCCGGCATGTTCGCCATGACGATGGCCAACGGCTTCATGAGCACCGCCATGGTCGTCGCCGTCACCAGGGAGCGGGGCGTGATGGACCGCTTCCGCTCCCTGCCGATGGCACCGTCGGCCGTGGTCAGCGGACGCGGCGTGGCGGATGTCCTCAGCGCGGCCGTGGACCTGGCCGTCCTGGCGGCCATCGCCCTGGCCGTCGGCTGGCGGCCCGACCGCGGCCCGCTCGCCGCTCTGGCCGCCTTCGGCCTGCTCCTCCTGCTGCGCTCGGCGCTGACCTGGGTCGGGGTCTACCTCGGTCTGCTGGTGCCCAATCAGGAGACCGCGGGCAACCTCTTCGCGGTCGCGTTCCCGTTCGGGATGATCTCCAGCGTCTTCACCCCGCCGTCGAAGATGCCGGACTGGCTGGGCGCCGTCGCCGTGTGGAACCCGGTCTCCTCGACGGCCAACGCGGTACGCGGCCTGTTCGGGAACCCCCAGCCGGGCGGCGGCGGTTGGGTGGAGGGCCACGCGCTGCTGATGGCGGTCGTCTGGCCGCTGGTGATCACGGCGGTGTTCCTGCCGCTGGCGGTGCGCCGCTTCCAGCGCCAGAGCCGCTGA
- a CDS encoding ATP-binding cassette domain-containing protein — protein sequence MRALESAPGPAVLAEGLRKRYGDHNALDGLDLAVPRGTVYGLLGPNGAGKTTAVRILSTLARPDGGRAEVAGFDVAREPRRVRRRIGLTGQYAALSEGLTARQNLTQFGRLYHLDQRAARRRAAELLDRFGLAEAADRGVKEFSGGMRRRLDLAVSMILAPEVLFLDEPTTGLDPRGRNEVWEAVRALVAGGTTVLLTTQYLDEADQLADRVAVVERGRKIADDTPHALKRAVGGDQVQVVVRDAADLPTAVRAVARVADGGAEPEPDAAARRVSAPVAAPVDALIEVARTLRDEGVAVEDIGLRRPTLDEVFLRLTGHHRTGTRGDAAQEAIAYEKQEAVAYEKETTA from the coding sequence GTGAGGGCTCTTGAGAGCGCGCCAGGACCCGCGGTCCTCGCCGAAGGGCTGCGCAAGCGGTACGGGGACCACAACGCCCTGGACGGCCTGGACCTGGCCGTCCCGCGCGGCACCGTGTACGGGCTGCTGGGGCCCAACGGCGCGGGCAAGACCACGGCCGTGCGCATCCTGTCCACCCTCGCCCGGCCGGACGGCGGCCGCGCCGAGGTCGCGGGCTTCGACGTGGCGCGCGAGCCCCGCCGGGTGCGCCGCAGGATCGGGCTGACCGGCCAGTACGCCGCGCTCAGCGAGGGGCTGACCGCCCGCCAGAACCTGACGCAGTTCGGGCGGCTGTACCACCTCGACCAGCGGGCGGCCCGGCGGCGCGCCGCCGAACTCCTGGACCGGTTCGGGCTGGCGGAGGCCGCCGACCGGGGCGTGAAGGAGTTCAGCGGCGGCATGCGGCGGCGGCTGGACCTCGCGGTGAGCATGATCCTCGCGCCCGAGGTGCTGTTCCTGGACGAACCGACTACCGGCCTGGACCCGCGCGGCCGCAACGAGGTGTGGGAGGCGGTGCGCGCCCTCGTCGCGGGCGGTACCACCGTCCTGCTCACCACCCAGTACCTGGACGAGGCCGACCAGCTCGCGGACCGGGTCGCCGTCGTCGAACGCGGCCGGAAGATCGCCGACGACACCCCGCACGCGCTCAAGCGGGCCGTCGGGGGCGATCAGGTGCAGGTGGTCGTGCGGGACGCGGCCGACCTGCCGACCGCCGTCAGGGCCGTGGCGCGGGTGGCGGACGGCGGCGCCGAACCGGAGCCGGACGCGGCGGCCCGGCGGGTGTCGGCGCCCGTGGCCGCGCCGGTCGACGCCCTCATCGAGGTGGCGCGGACCCTCCGGGACGAGGGGGTGGCGGTGGAGGACATCGGGCTGCGCCGCCCGACCCTCGACGAGGTCTTCCTCCGGTTGACCGGCCACCACCGCACGGGCACGCGCGGCGACGCCGCGCAGGAAGCCATCGCGTACGAGAAGCAGGAAGCCGTCGCGTACGAGAAGGAGACCACGGCATGA
- a CDS encoding TetR/AcrR family transcriptional regulator: MTTEHSGSGDVSRSLELLWGMAQRPSRGPKPGLALDRIVATAVRIADAEGLAAVSMRRLSTELGVGTMSLYRYIPGKAELLDLMLDHVNGFDAHDSGLGADAHDSGLGLGWRAVLEQVARGTWELYGRHPWLLHVDQGRPILGPNAMAGLEFALRGLDGLGLTDREMINVLVAVDGYVTGTARSHLNSVLAEKRTGVSNEDFWNAQAPVLEKVIASGRFPTQAKMSMDAFSGTGEEVFELGLTSLLDGLEKFIEAHERPRAPEPPEE, from the coding sequence ATGACCACCGAACACAGCGGCAGCGGAGACGTGTCCCGCAGCCTGGAGCTGCTCTGGGGCATGGCGCAGCGGCCCAGCCGCGGCCCCAAGCCCGGTCTGGCGCTCGACCGCATCGTGGCGACGGCCGTCCGGATCGCCGACGCGGAGGGCCTGGCCGCCGTCTCGATGCGCCGGCTCTCCACCGAACTCGGCGTCGGCACGATGTCGCTGTACCGCTACATCCCCGGCAAGGCCGAACTGCTCGACCTGATGCTGGATCACGTCAACGGCTTCGACGCCCATGACTCCGGCCTCGGCGCCGACGCCCATGACTCCGGCCTCGGCCTCGGCTGGCGCGCCGTGCTGGAACAGGTGGCACGCGGCACCTGGGAGCTGTACGGGCGCCACCCCTGGCTGCTCCACGTCGACCAGGGCCGCCCGATCCTGGGGCCCAACGCCATGGCGGGGCTGGAGTTCGCGCTGCGCGGCCTGGACGGCCTGGGCCTGACCGACCGCGAGATGATCAACGTGCTCGTCGCAGTCGACGGCTATGTCACCGGCACCGCGCGCAGCCACCTCAACTCCGTACTGGCCGAGAAGCGCACCGGCGTCAGCAACGAGGACTTCTGGAACGCGCAGGCACCGGTCCTGGAGAAGGTCATCGCCAGCGGCCGCTTCCCCACCCAGGCGAAGATGAGCATGGACGCCTTCTCGGGGACGGGCGAGGAGGTCTTCGAACTGGGGCTGACCAGCCTGCTGGACGGCTTGGAGAAGTTCATCGAGGCCCACGAGCGGCCGCGGGCTCCGGAGCCCCCGGAGGAGTGA
- a CDS encoding PPOX class F420-dependent oxidoreductase, which yields MTTPAHSESGAGAEHGHGQHAAPGPVPSELSISRFTKQWAVLLTTYKRDGTPVGTPVNIAVEGDHGYFRTYGKSGKAKRLRRDPDVEIAPCTARGKPTGPAVKAHTHLLDQGGGEDRHAARLLTRKHPLVHGALVPLAHKLQRDRTLHYEVRLVTEDEMAAGGHVMSAEGEILGDETLGEGGGSGEGRGSAPGEDGGGR from the coding sequence ATGACGACTCCGGCACACTCCGAGTCCGGAGCGGGCGCCGAGCACGGCCACGGACAGCACGCCGCCCCCGGCCCGGTCCCGTCCGAGCTCAGCATCTCCCGGTTCACCAAGCAGTGGGCCGTCCTGCTCACCACGTACAAGCGGGACGGCACCCCGGTCGGCACCCCCGTCAACATCGCGGTCGAGGGCGACCACGGCTATTTCCGCACCTACGGCAAGTCGGGCAAGGCAAAGCGGCTGCGCCGCGACCCCGACGTGGAGATCGCGCCGTGCACCGCACGCGGCAAGCCGACCGGGCCCGCGGTGAAGGCCCACACGCACCTTCTCGACCAGGGCGGCGGCGAGGACAGGCACGCGGCCAGGCTGCTGACCCGCAAGCACCCCCTCGTACACGGCGCGCTCGTGCCGCTCGCGCACAAGCTCCAACGCGACCGGACGCTGCACTACGAGGTGCGGCTGGTCACCGAGGACGAGATGGCGGCCGGCGGCCATGTCATGAGCGCGGAGGGCGAGATCCTGGGCGACGAGACCCTGGGCGAGGGGGGCGGGTCAGGGGAGGGCCGTGGCAGCGCGCCCGGCGAGGACGGGGGCGGGCGTTAG
- a CDS encoding Uma2 family endonuclease, producing MGALMSVAPEPGWPEPEWHRPPVGGYTADDLDRLPNLPPHTELIDGSLILVSPQTAFHMRAMRLLENRLLEAAPPELDVAREMTVTLGPRDRPEPDVLVVKGEAEPRQTTFQPEDVILAIEVVSAESEARDRNVKPRKYAEAGIRHFWRVEEDKGLPVVYVFELEPATKTYVVSGIYHEQLKVPVPFPIKIDLTAINRRQP from the coding sequence ATGGGAGCACTGATGAGCGTCGCACCTGAGCCCGGCTGGCCTGAGCCCGAGTGGCATCGCCCACCTGTGGGGGGGTACACCGCCGACGACCTGGACCGGCTCCCGAACCTGCCTCCCCACACGGAGCTGATCGACGGGAGCCTCATCCTCGTGAGTCCGCAGACCGCGTTCCACATGCGTGCCATGCGCCTGCTGGAGAACCGCCTCTTGGAGGCGGCTCCGCCCGAGCTGGACGTCGCCCGGGAGATGACGGTCACCCTCGGCCCACGCGACCGGCCGGAACCGGACGTGCTCGTAGTGAAGGGCGAGGCGGAGCCCCGGCAGACCACCTTCCAGCCAGAGGACGTGATCCTCGCGATCGAGGTCGTATCAGCCGAATCCGAAGCACGGGACCGGAATGTCAAGCCCCGCAAGTACGCGGAAGCCGGGATCCGGCACTTCTGGCGCGTAGAGGAGGACAAAGGGCTGCCCGTCGTCTACGTCTTCGAGCTGGAGCCTGCGACGAAGACGTACGTCGTCAGCGGCATTTACCACGAGCAGCTCAAGGTCCCCGTCCCCTTCCCCATCAAGATCGACCTGACCGCGATCAACCGCCGCCAGCCGTGA
- a CDS encoding GDSL-type esterase/lipase family protein → MRIMFVGDSMTIGSAGDFTWRYRMWKHLNATYGGPYAIVGPRTEVYDKHADAPVSHDYGDPAFPARARRHLAGWGEGWLHMAPLIGDAIRDHRADTLLISLGLIDLGFYTDAEQTAANARRFIAEARTANPGIHAVLLPVIHNIRAESDAPFAADCDRFNELLAKAVADLDSPASPLLLASRPAAYDIHRDTYDGTHPNASGERRIAGAFAEAMHQAWGVGGPYAP, encoded by the coding sequence ATGCGCATCATGTTCGTCGGTGACTCGATGACCATCGGCAGTGCCGGCGACTTCACCTGGCGCTACCGCATGTGGAAGCACCTCAACGCCACCTACGGCGGCCCGTACGCGATCGTCGGTCCGCGCACTGAGGTGTACGACAAGCACGCCGACGCCCCCGTCTCGCACGACTACGGCGACCCGGCCTTTCCCGCCCGCGCCCGTCGCCACCTCGCCGGATGGGGCGAGGGCTGGCTCCACATGGCACCCCTCATAGGGGACGCGATACGCGACCACCGCGCCGACACGCTCCTGATCTCCCTCGGCCTGATCGACCTGGGCTTCTACACCGACGCGGAGCAGACAGCCGCCAACGCGCGCCGCTTCATCGCCGAGGCGCGCACCGCCAACCCCGGCATCCACGCCGTACTGCTCCCGGTCATCCACAACATCCGCGCCGAGTCCGACGCTCCCTTCGCCGCCGACTGCGACCGCTTCAACGAACTCCTCGCCAAGGCGGTCGCCGATCTCGACTCCCCGGCCTCCCCGCTGCTGCTGGCCTCGCGCCCGGCCGCGTACGACATCCACCGCGACACCTACGACGGCACGCACCCCAACGCGAGCGGCGAACGGCGGATAGCGGGCGCCTTCGCCGAGGCGATGCACCAGGCGTGGGGCGTGGGCGGGCCGTACGCGCCCTGA
- a CDS encoding aldo/keto reductase, translating into MKYTQLGRTGLKVSRLVLGTMNFGPQTNEADSHTIMDAALDAGVNFFDTANVYGWGEDKGRTEEILGSWFAKGGGRRDKTVLATKVYGHMGAEDYAPWPNDDKLSALNIRRAVEASLKRLGTDYIDLYQFHHVDRSTPWDEIWQAIDVLVTQGKILYAGSSNHAGWHIAQANETARRRGSYGLVSEQCLYNLAERRAEMEVIPAAQAYGLGVIPWSPLHGGLLGGAIRKEQQGGAARTTSGRSGDALRDSAIRDKVQRYEDLLDKHGLEPGEVALAWLLTRPGVTGPIVGPRTAGQLESALRAVELELSEELLAGLDEVFPGPGPSPEAFAW; encoded by the coding sequence ATGAAGTACACGCAGCTCGGACGCACCGGACTCAAGGTCAGCCGACTGGTCCTCGGCACCATGAACTTCGGCCCGCAGACGAATGAGGCCGACAGTCACACGATCATGGACGCCGCGCTGGACGCGGGCGTCAACTTCTTCGACACCGCCAACGTGTACGGCTGGGGCGAGGACAAGGGCCGCACCGAGGAGATCCTCGGCTCGTGGTTCGCCAAGGGCGGCGGGCGCCGCGACAAGACCGTGCTGGCCACCAAGGTCTACGGCCACATGGGCGCCGAGGACTATGCGCCCTGGCCCAACGATGACAAGCTCTCCGCGCTCAACATCCGCCGCGCCGTCGAGGCCAGCCTCAAGCGGCTCGGTACGGACTACATCGACCTCTACCAGTTCCACCACGTGGACCGGTCCACGCCGTGGGACGAGATCTGGCAGGCGATCGACGTCCTCGTGACCCAGGGCAAGATCCTCTACGCCGGGTCGTCCAACCACGCGGGCTGGCACATCGCGCAGGCCAACGAGACGGCCCGGCGGCGCGGTTCGTACGGGCTGGTCAGCGAGCAGTGCCTGTACAACCTGGCGGAGCGGCGCGCGGAGATGGAGGTCATCCCGGCCGCCCAGGCCTACGGCCTCGGTGTCATCCCCTGGTCCCCGCTGCACGGCGGGCTGCTCGGCGGCGCGATCCGCAAGGAGCAGCAGGGCGGGGCGGCCCGCACCACGTCCGGGCGGAGCGGCGACGCGCTGCGGGACTCCGCGATCAGGGACAAGGTGCAGCGTTACGAGGACCTGCTCGACAAGCACGGACTGGAGCCCGGCGAGGTGGCGCTGGCGTGGCTGCTGACCCGGCCGGGGGTGACAGGGCCCATCGTGGGGCCGCGCACGGCGGGGCAGCTGGAGTCGGCGCTGCGGGCGGTGGAGCTGGAGCTGAGCGAGGAGCTGCTGGCGGGGCTGGACGAGGTCTTCCCGGGGCCGGGGCCGTCGCCGGAGGCGTTCGCCTGGTGA